TAGGTGTATACCCGTTTGCGTAATAGTGTGTACCGTTGGAAGCTAACGGAGAGAAAACTATGTACTTGTCCATGATTCTTAAAAGCTTACCGGTGAGTCCCCGGCTGTAGAAAGAACTATTGGATCTAAGGCTCTTGTTTATGGGGAAAGGTACAACAAGTTCCAATTGGAAATTGGTGTCTAATTTCTTTAGAAAACGACCTATGGATGAtcctcttttcatttcctttacCATGGCAAACCTTTCTAAGTCTTTAACAAATTTGGTGTCTAATATTTCTTTGCCTAGGTTTTCGTAATAACCTCTTTTTAGAGCTTCTAGTCTAGccttaattaatttttcattttttctgtaatgGTATCTTGTTCGTAATATTTATCACCAAGGTTTATTGATTCCCTTCTTTCGTAGTAACTTATCTCGTCTTCAAATTCTTTTCCTAAATATTTATCTAGTTGGAGCGAATCCAAAGTTGTTGTGGAGCCATGTTTGGTGCTCTCGATGCTTAGAGATTCTGTGGAAGCGTCATAATCGCTTCGTAATCTTAGCGACTCCGAAGATGCGTCATCATCGCTTCGTAAGCTTAGCGACTTCGTGGATGCGTCATTGTCCATTTCTCCATTTAGTGATCCTGTGGAACTGTCCGTGTCAGTTGCTCCACTTAGCGAATCTGTTGAACCGTCAGTTTCGCTTGAAAAATTTAGTGAGTCGGTAGATTCATCCTTAATGCGtactatatttttctttcttttagGTTTTCTTTCGCGTTTCGATGCACTGGCTCCTTTTCCCGATTTGCTACTTCGCGGTAATTCATCTGGCAAATTTCCATTACGTAGTATAGATTCCAcgtttttttgcgtttctcCTCTTGTATCAACTCGTTTAATCGAACTTTAATTGTTTCGTCATCATCGTGGAGTATGTTGACTAGCCTTTCTCGTAGCACAGCATCTTGTGCGTGTCTCTCTACTGCCGTGCCTCCCTTTAAAAGTCTTCCCCTGAGTTCACCCAATATGTTGTTCAAGTTACTCTTGCTGGATGAGTTTCTAAAGAAGGAGGACTGCGGGGgaagggggtgaaaaaatattttgcattttgcgAATGGGCATGAATACAGCGCGTTTATTTGAAAAGTATCGTGAGAAAATAC
Above is a genomic segment from Plasmodium cynomolgi strain B DNA, scaffold: 1027, whole genome shotgun sequence containing:
- a CDS encoding hypothetical protein (putative), with amino-acid sequence MQEKTNNLLILSTKLFAFFLILCAWNYPFQSSFFRNSSSKSNLNNILGELRGRLLKGGTAVERHAQDAVLRERLVNILHDDDETIKVRLNELIQEEKRKKTWNLYYVMEICQMNYREVANREKEPVHRNAKENLKERKI